The Doryrhamphus excisus isolate RoL2022-K1 chromosome 1, RoL_Dexc_1.0, whole genome shotgun sequence genome includes a window with the following:
- the LOC131135317 gene encoding uncharacterized protein LOC131135317: MMASNESNLSCISSLKDDEGPLYIQPHYKESYRLAIYALLCGGKTAYEDFLQAEQISHFLSEEEILFILENAEVSVVEDDLDGRRVGVVEPNPSTYFPVESDEEVPDLDLGWPEVTLDDLDTSISLLFHPPRPNTPTIKEVVRKQIQEAKQVVAIAMDVFTDVDIFKEVIGVTLRGVVVYILLDEAQFGSFHAMSQRVGVNIQDLKNIRVRTVRGQQYHCQSGMKFHGSLEQRFILVDCRTVLYGTYSYTWSFEKINLSMVLVVTGQLVCSYDEEFRRLYARSTIPEALYKERSSMEYLLDSVALRSPNSSQLTLHQIHMRSRGMHGLRGAQEDRFGNAVGMARGLSVQDRLHQSHFTDTGHMVRGHSFGADLQRLNPATRLRMGTKDIVVPVAPDRPVPMLVPSRMSHQHIRHQSRYGPDQNLIPFNSETSLHRWKMDTYLNSNMNLDASCDVLSPVTSPYSSRTGLNEHQLHMTHMKPRDIKSRLEEIRQKRLSLQDYNNLRQSQESLRSMYQSLDRPKFKSSLTQNMEDTSNLEPTNHRDPGPGKEDDMNCSALYFDIQTGPELKRTTAYDWYEPLSRTSSATHLDEKLKEPSLKYPSGLQRPRTMESLIEIPEEKEGSSNLINSYDGVGLTDRTDEEKKVGAPQAEVATRNNDSMAKQSGSAAAQERKKSLPSSAETAPQILTASTSEVKSHRTDKDGIPQRKNSMRMKSSEEKKVSKKEDKTLQRKASLKSQNSSGCQSSPTGKPSTAEHQPSQNSISRSSDSEKPKSSFNFSRLSSHRSSKRKTNQANEQEQGSQNDLEEQQMTAYESRREKAYSRYEYLLRSSVPLDKAKNDSAYPTYGTPQGGAERKLGRFMQRVGNLIGKNK, translated from the exons ATGATGGCGTCCAATGAGTCCAATTTGTCGTGCATATCATCACTGAAGGACGACGAAGGTCCGCTCTACATCCAACCGCACTACAAAGAGTCATACCGTCTGGCTATATATGCTTTGCTGTGCGGTGGGAAAACCGCATACGAGGACTTCCTGCAGGCTGAGCAGATCAGCCATTTCCTGTCTGAGGAGGAGATTCTCTTCATTCTGGAAAATGCAGAGGTATCCGTCGTGGAGGATGACTTGGACGGGCGGCGGGTGGGCGTCGTCGAACCAAACCCGTCCACCTACTTCCCTGTGGAGTCGGACGAGGAGGTGCCGGACCTGGACTTGGGCTGGCCAGAGGTCACGCTGGACGACCTTGACACTAGCATCAGCCTGCTCTTCCACCCTCCCAGACCCAACACGCCCACCATCAAGGAAGTGGTACGAAAGCAGATCCAGGAGGCCAAGCAG GTCGTTGCTATAGCGATGGACGTCTTCACTGACGTTGACATTTTCAAGGAGGTCATCGGTGTCACACTGAGGGGTGTGGTGGTCTACATCCTACTGGACGAGGCCCAGTTTGGCAGCTTCCACGCCATGTCGCAGAGAGTAGGCGTCAACATCCAGGACCTTAAG AACATCCGGGTCCGTACAGTGCGAGGTCAGCAGTATCACTGTCAGTCCGGAATGAAATTCCACGGCAGTTTGGAACAGAGGTTCATCCTGGTGGACTGTAGAACCGTTTTATACGGCACGTACAG CTATACATGGTCCTTTGAGAAGATCAACCTGAGCATGGTCCTGGTGGTCACGGGTCAGCTAGTTTGCTCATACGACGAGGAGTTCCGTCGGCTTTACGCTCGCTCGACTATTCCTGAAGCGCTGTACAAGGAGAGGTCGTCTATGGAGTACCTCCTGGACAGCGTGGCCCTGCGTAGTCCAAATTCCAGCCAGCTGACCCTGCATCAAATTCACATGAGATCCAGAGGCATGCACGGGTTGAGGGGTGCTCAGGAGGACCGCTTTGGGAATGCCGTCGGGATGGCCAGGGGCCTCAGCGTACAGGACCGCTTGCATCAGTCCCATTTTACAGACACGGGCCACATGGTGAGGGGACACAGTTTTGGTGCAGACCTTCAGAGATTAAACCCAGCAACCCGGCTAAGAATGGGAACCAAAGACATTGTAGTACCCGTTGCTCCTGACAGGCCCGTTCCCATGCTGGTTCCCAGCAGGATGTCTCACCAGCACATTCGACACCAGAGTCGCTACGGTCCCGACCAGAATCTTATCCCGTTCAATTCTGAGACGTCTCTCCACAGGTGGAAAATGGACACGTACCTGAATAGCAATATGAATCTTGATGCGTCATGTGACGTCCTGTCCCCGGTGACCTCGCCGTACAGCAGCCGCACAGGCCTGAATGAGCACCAGCTCCACATGACTCACATGAAACCCAGAGACATCAAGTCCAGATTGGAGGAAATCCGGCAAAAGAGGCTCAGTTTACAGGACTACAACAATCTCAGGCAGAGCCAAGAGTCTCTGAGGTCCATGTACCAAAGTCTGGATCgacccaagttcaagtcttcTTTAACGCAGAACATGGAGGACACGAGCAACCTggaaccaaccaatcacagagaTCCCGGACCCGGCAAGGAAGATGACATGAACTGCTCTGCGTTGTACTTTGACATCCAAACAGGCCCAGAACTGAAGAGGACGACGGCATACGACTGGTACGAGCCTCTTTCTAGGACTTCTTCAGCCACCCATCTGGACGAGAAGCTCAAAGAACCATCCCTCAAGTACCCCAGTGGTCTCCAGCGTCCCAGAACAATGGAGTCCTTGATTGAAATTCCTGAAGAGAAGGAAGGTTCAAGTAATCTTATCAACAGTTATGATGGTGTTGGGCTCACAGATAGAACAGACGAGGAGAAGAAGGTAGGAGCACCTCAAGCAGAGGTAGCCACAAGAAACAATGACTCCATGGCCAAGCAGTCTGGATCTGCTGCTGCTCAGGAGAGAAAGAAGTCCCTTCCTAGCTCGGCGGAGACGGCCCCACAGATCTTAACTGCATCCACCTCAGAAGTGAAAAGTCATCGGACAGATAAAGATGGGATTCCTCAGAGGAAGAACTCCATGAGGATGAAAAGCTCTGAAGAGAAGAAGGTCTCCAAAAAGGAGGATAAGACACTCCAAAGAAAGGCCTCCTTGAAGTCACAGAATTCCTCTGGGTGTCAATCATCTCCCACTGGAAAACCATCCACCGCGGAGCACCAACCAAGCCAGAACTCCATCAGCAGGTCATCAGACTCCGAGAAGCCAAAGTCCTCCTTCAACTTCTCCAGATTATCTTCTCACCGCTCCAGCAAACGGAAAACAAACCAAGCGAACGAGCAGGAGCAAGGCTCACAAAACGATCTGGAAGAACAGCAAATGACCGCCTACGAGAGCCGCAGGGAGAAGGCCTACAGTCGTTATGAGTACTTGTTACGTTCTAGCGTTCCTCTGGACAAAGCGAAGAACGATTCTGCTTATCCCACATACGGCACGCCACAAGGTGGCGCTGAAAGGAAACTGGGGAGATTCATGCAGAGAGTTGGGAATCTCATAGGCAAGAACAAGTAG